In Desulfoferula mesophila, the genomic window GTTTCTGCAGGCGTTGCAGACGTCTTTCCTCGCGGCATTCCATGAGCTCTGTGACCAGGGCGGTGGCGCTGTAGAATTTCACCTTGCTTCCCTGGGCGCAGGCCGCAAAGGCCATGGCGCTGGCCAGCTGGGTCTTGCCGGTGCCGGAGTTTCCGATCAGGAGCACGTTTTCCTTTTTGGCGATGTACTCGCCCCTCATCAGCTCCCTGACCAGCTGCTGATTGATGGAGGGCTGTGCCTTGAAATCAAAGGTGTCCATGGTCTTGATCACCGGAAAGGCGGCTTGCTTGATGCGCCTTTCGGCTGCCCGCTTCTCGCGGTCCAGAAGCTCCCGCTCGGTCAGGCGCAGCAGGTAGGTCATGTAATCGGAGCGGTCTTGGCTGCAGACCTTGGCCATGGCCGCGTATTCCCGGAGAATGGTGGGCAGCTTCAGCTTTTTGAGGTGGTACTCCAAGAGCACGGTGGGTTTGTCCTGGTCCTTCATGACAGCGCCCCTCCCTGCGCGAGGAGGGAGTCATAGACTGTGATATCGGGCCCGGCCACGCTCACTCGGCCCAGGTGCTCACGACCGTCCAGCAGGAAGGTGGCCGCGGGCCCTGATGATGGCGGCTCCAGCAGGTGGACAATGGCCTCCGGGGCATAGGCTCCCGCGTACAATGCCTGCTCCACCGCCCGCTTCAGTCTGGCCATGGAGTGGTCCTCCAGCAAACGTAGGACCTTTATGTATTTACGGGTGCCCTGGCCAGGCATGTCTTCCCCGGCCACCAGCCGCCGCCTCAAGACCTCAAAGCACTCAGACAGATCTAGGTCAGCCAGGGGGCGGGCGTGGTCCAGGGAGCCAGGCTTGCGCTCCAGCAAGGGCAGATAATGCCGGTAGTCGAAAAACACCCCTTCCTTGCCCCAGGATCGGGAGTGGCGGGCCACCACCACGTCATGGTGGCAGAGCACCACCCGATCCACATAGCCCTTGGCCACAATTTCATGGTGGGCACAAGCCACCGGCACCGAGTAGTCATTGTCGTCGAAGCGGACCAGGGACAATGAATTGGCCCGGGTAGGCTGTTTGCGGCAGGCATCGAAGCGGGAGGGAGGCAGGGGGACAAAGGCTGTCTGGTCTTCCTGCAAAACCTCGGCCTTGCTACCGCCCTTGCCACGCAAACGGCGCTTCATGTCGTCGCGGCACTGCCTTAAAAGCATGGCATTGAGCTCGGCCAGGTCCTTCACCTGGGGCACTGGCACCAAAAAATTCTGCCGGGCGTACTT contains:
- the istB gene encoding IS21-like element helper ATPase IstB encodes the protein MKDQDKPTVLLEYHLKKLKLPTILREYAAMAKVCSQDRSDYMTYLLRLTERELLDREKRAAERRIKQAAFPVIKTMDTFDFKAQPSINQQLVRELMRGEYIAKKENVLLIGNSGTGKTQLASAMAFAACAQGSKVKFYSATALVTELMECREERRLQRLQKQLQRLHLLVIDELGYVPFSKIGAQMLFEVVGRAYEQQSLMITTNLPFQQWTEVFGSERLTGALLDRLTHRCHIIEANGESYRLRQAKRRSQAKPKTN
- the istA gene encoding IS21 family transposase; translated protein: MDQWARIRLELRDGQASKRELMRREGIHWDTLQKIQDYSEPPGYRLSVPRAKPKLGPYLELIARIIKEDKKVPKKQRHTATRIYHRIKEAGYQGKYTQVKEAVRAIKRVSQEVYMPLVHRPGEAQVDFGYALAKVSGELRKIALFIMALPYSDAFFVAAFDKECSESYWEGHARAFEFFGGVPHRISYDNSKVLVSKIIGPHERKLTDGFLKLQSHYLFREHFCRVRRPNEKGVVEGVVKYARQNFLVPVPQVKDLAELNAMLLRQCRDDMKRRLRGKGGSKAEVLQEDQTAFVPLPPSRFDACRKQPTRANSLSLVRFDDNDYSVPVACAHHEIVAKGYVDRVVLCHHDVVVARHSRSWGKEGVFFDYRHYLPLLERKPGSLDHARPLADLDLSECFEVLRRRLVAGEDMPGQGTRKYIKVLRLLEDHSMARLKRAVEQALYAGAYAPEAIVHLLEPPSSGPAATFLLDGREHLGRVSVAGPDITVYDSLLAQGGALS